In Oligoflexia bacterium, the following are encoded in one genomic region:
- the murF gene encoding UDP-N-acetylmuramoyl-tripeptide--D-alanyl-D-alanine ligase yields MMNQASYLHEQDQAIMNDKRLRLDINFTDNFKNSESVYNIFHGNLPDKIQGVCIDSRVIEPGDLFFAIKGDSGVDGHDFVQDALNKGACAAVVAKKNQNIDSKLQLLVDDTLISLQKFASAWRKAWGKMVIAITGSNGKTSTKYLCFQVLKTKFKITPPRNSWNNALGVPLSLLSIQEQDDVHVLELGMNHPGEIYPLCSIAQPDIVGITNIGRAHIGFFESIEGIAQEKKEVLRWLNENKSQSGTAIINLDDSRLSSVLHSKEYQFKCKSFSIDQTLADVHTVKQGERQVIQYGKNGQLDNTINLLGQHNLSNVLFALCVGDALNLDINTIKKVLPDLYLPALRQETIALADNIVLLADCYNANLDSTLIAIKTLSSMPQKNKLLVIGDMAENGDFSKENHLLLAKAIEKENNIDTVVCFGSETKVIVDFLQNNSSKQCFHFSEKDLLLKKIKQEIKANMAVLFKGSRSNALETVVEALQKSPEYRRVG; encoded by the coding sequence ATGATGAACCAAGCTTCATATTTACATGAACAAGATCAAGCTATAATGAATGATAAGCGTTTACGTTTGGATATTAACTTTACGGATAATTTTAAAAACAGTGAATCTGTTTATAACATTTTTCATGGTAACCTTCCTGATAAAATACAAGGGGTTTGTATTGATAGTCGAGTGATTGAACCGGGAGATTTGTTTTTTGCTATCAAGGGTGATTCAGGTGTCGATGGACATGATTTTGTACAAGATGCTTTAAATAAAGGCGCTTGTGCCGCAGTTGTTGCAAAAAAAAATCAAAACATAGATTCAAAACTACAGTTGCTGGTAGACGATACACTTATCAGTTTACAAAAATTTGCAAGTGCGTGGCGAAAAGCTTGGGGTAAAATGGTGATTGCAATTACCGGTTCCAACGGTAAGACCAGTACAAAATACTTATGCTTTCAAGTTTTAAAAACAAAATTTAAAATTACACCCCCTAGAAACTCTTGGAATAATGCTTTGGGCGTACCTTTATCTTTATTATCTATTCAGGAACAAGATGATGTTCATGTGTTAGAGTTAGGAATGAATCATCCTGGTGAGATTTATCCACTGTGTTCAATTGCCCAGCCTGATATTGTAGGTATTACCAATATTGGAAGAGCTCACATAGGTTTTTTTGAAAGCATTGAAGGGATTGCGCAAGAGAAGAAAGAAGTTTTACGTTGGTTAAATGAAAACAAGAGTCAGAGTGGTACAGCAATAATAAATCTTGATGATTCAAGGCTTTCTTCTGTTTTGCATAGCAAGGAGTATCAGTTTAAATGCAAAAGTTTTTCTATTGATCAGACTCTGGCCGATGTGCATACAGTTAAACAAGGTGAAAGACAAGTTATTCAATATGGGAAAAATGGTCAGCTAGACAATACAATTAATTTATTGGGTCAGCATAATTTGAGTAATGTTTTGTTTGCTCTTTGCGTTGGTGATGCTTTAAACCTTGATATCAATACTATCAAAAAAGTTTTACCAGATCTTTATCTGCCAGCTTTAAGGCAAGAAACCATTGCATTAGCAGATAATATTGTGCTTTTGGCAGATTGTTACAATGCTAATTTAGATTCTACATTGATTGCAATCAAAACATTAAGCAGCATGCCTCAAAAAAACAAACTGTTGGTTATTGGCGATATGGCTGAGAATGGTGATTTTAGTAAAGAAAATCATTTACTATTGGCTAAAGCAATTGAAAAAGAAAATAACATAGATACAGTGGTATGTTTTGGTAGTGAAACTAAAGTGATTGTTGATTTTTTACAAAACAATAGTTCTAAACAATGCTTTCATTTTAGTGAAAAAGATTTACTGCTCAAAAAAATAAAACAAGAAATTAAAGCGAATATGGCTGTTTTATTTAAAGGTTCAAGAAGTAATGCTTTGGAAACAGTTGTTGAAGCTTTACAAAAAAGTCCTGAGTACAGGAGGGTAGGGTAA
- the mraY gene encoding phospho-N-acetylmuramoyl-pentapeptide-transferase, with product MFYHLVDWFELHETAFRVFKYISFRVFLSILTALSISLFLGPPIIRYLKRKQGHASNVREDVPQSHQKKSGTPTMGGMMIILSIVCASLLWARLDVYYIWLMLACVLSFGLIGFIDDTSKVNKTRGMTAKVKFVFQVLLGSVFSIILWKQGFDLNLQVPFIKDPNIILPVVLFILFSCLVVVATSNAVNLTDGLDGLAIGPILVAAGCFLIFSYLAGHDELSSYLNLHPVQGAGELCVFFGAMLGAGLGFLWYNTYPAQVFMGDVGSLSLGASLGLAAVIVKQELLLFLVGGIFVLETVSVIIQVVSFKLTGKRVFKMAPVHHHFELKGWAEPKVIVRFWIIAIVLALLSLTTLKLR from the coding sequence ATGTTTTATCATTTGGTTGATTGGTTTGAGTTGCATGAAACTGCATTTAGAGTGTTTAAGTATATTTCATTTAGAGTATTTCTTTCAATTTTGACTGCCTTAAGCATTTCTCTTTTTTTAGGACCGCCCATTATTCGTTATTTAAAACGTAAACAGGGCCATGCTAGTAATGTTCGTGAAGATGTCCCACAAAGTCACCAGAAAAAAAGTGGTACACCTACCATGGGTGGAATGATGATTATTTTATCAATTGTATGTGCAAGCCTTTTGTGGGCAAGGCTAGATGTTTATTACATTTGGTTAATGTTAGCTTGTGTACTGTCTTTTGGATTGATTGGCTTTATTGATGATACATCTAAAGTAAATAAAACCAGAGGGATGACTGCAAAAGTAAAGTTTGTCTTTCAGGTGCTACTAGGATCTGTTTTTTCAATTATTTTATGGAAGCAAGGATTTGATTTAAATTTACAAGTTCCATTTATCAAAGACCCAAATATTATTTTACCAGTTGTTCTATTTATTTTGTTTTCTTGTTTAGTTGTGGTGGCAACATCTAATGCAGTAAATTTAACGGATGGTTTAGATGGTTTAGCTATTGGGCCTATTTTGGTTGCTGCCGGATGTTTTTTGATTTTTTCATATTTGGCTGGGCATGATGAGCTTTCAAGTTATTTGAATTTGCATCCGGTCCAGGGAGCAGGAGAACTATGTGTCTTCTTTGGAGCAATGCTAGGCGCTGGCTTGGGGTTTTTGTGGTACAACACCTACCCTGCACAAGTGTTTATGGGAGATGTAGGCTCATTGTCCTTAGGTGCAAGCTTAGGTTTAGCAGCGGTTATTGTAAAACAAGAGTTGCTTTTATTTTTGGTTGGAGGGATTTTTGTACTAGAAACGGTGAGTGTCATTATTCAAGTTGTTTCTTTTAAATTAACTGGAAAAAGAGTTTTTAAGATGGCACCTGTGCACCATCACTTTGAGCTTAAAGGTTGGGCGGAGCCAAAGGTGATAGTAAGGTTTTGGATTATTGCAATTGTTTTAGCATTATTATCATTAACAACATTGAAACTAAGGTAA
- the ftsW gene encoding putative lipid II flippase FtsW yields MASRVTKHISNRLSSMDYVLLISIMSLVSLGTIMIYSASSLLAAEKYGSSAFFLSRHIFVLLLTLILMPAVYFIKIHWLKKTATLMLLVAIIGLILTVFTDLGVTMNYAKRWLNLGFMRIQVSEFLKPILVIYLASYLSRKKDKLHSFSDGLLPLLIILGLIVVLMMKQPDFGSTAVIVASCGLMMFVGGVRLSYLFTLLVLGLGGAAVLIASAQYRLDRFTTFLNPWNDPSGKGFQILQSLVAFQRGGVYGQGLGDGSQKLLYLPEAHTDFIFSVVGEELGLIGSLLLIFFFVCFVVQGLKLSIKLKDDFARYMAFGLTALIGLEAVLNMSVVMALLPTKGLTLPFISYGRSSLLASLFCATLLLSLSSSVGLIQRNAKKVSV; encoded by the coding sequence ATGGCAAGTAGAGTAACAAAACATATATCAAATAGATTATCCAGTATGGACTATGTCTTGTTAATCAGTATTATGAGTTTGGTTTCTTTGGGAACAATTATGATTTATAGTGCTTCGTCTCTATTAGCAGCTGAAAAATATGGTTCAAGTGCATTTTTTTTAAGCAGGCATATTTTTGTTTTGTTGCTAACTCTAATACTGATGCCAGCAGTCTATTTTATAAAAATTCATTGGTTAAAAAAAACAGCAACATTAATGCTCTTGGTGGCAATCATAGGGCTTATTTTAACAGTATTTACTGATTTAGGTGTAACCATGAACTATGCCAAACGTTGGCTTAATCTAGGATTTATGCGTATACAGGTTTCTGAGTTTTTAAAGCCTATCTTGGTTATTTATCTCGCATCTTATCTTTCACGTAAAAAAGATAAACTACATTCTTTTTCAGATGGTTTACTACCATTGTTAATTATTTTAGGTTTAATTGTTGTTTTAATGATGAAACAACCAGATTTTGGTTCAACGGCAGTTATCGTAGCAAGCTGTGGGTTGATGATGTTTGTTGGTGGCGTTCGTTTATCGTATTTGTTTACGCTTTTGGTTTTAGGGCTTGGAGGTGCAGCGGTTTTAATTGCAAGTGCACAGTATAGATTAGATAGGTTTACTACTTTTTTAAATCCCTGGAATGACCCTAGTGGTAAAGGCTTTCAGATTTTACAATCCTTGGTAGCTTTTCAGCGAGGTGGAGTTTATGGCCAAGGTTTAGGAGATGGTTCGCAGAAACTTTTGTATTTGCCAGAAGCACATACAGATTTTATTTTTTCTGTTGTTGGTGAAGAGTTGGGGTTGATTGGATCATTGTTATTAATTTTCTTTTTTGTCTGTTTTGTTGTCCAGGGTTTAAAATTATCAATTAAACTTAAAGATGATTTTGCTCGTTATATGGCCTTTGGTTTGACGGCACTCATTGGTTTAGAAGCCGTATTGAATATGTCAGTTGTTATGGCATTGTTGCCTACAAAAGGCTTAACGCTTCCTTTTATAAGTTATGGACGATCATCTTTACTGGCCAGTCTCTTTTGTGCAACACTGCTACTTTCACTTTCTTCTTCGGTTGGTCTAATTCAACGTAATGCAAAAAAGGTGTCAGTATGA
- the murG gene encoding undecaprenyldiphospho-muramoylpentapeptide beta-N-acetylglucosaminyltransferase — protein sequence MKWAFVAGGTGGHIYPAIAIADYLRSNQLAQDIVFLTTEKKLDQEIIKNAGYTFYPMSGSGFNQAGILQKLKSLLGFAKIFFKSRHLIKKHQFDCVMGTGGYMSAPVLWAAHLAKKITATLEPNVVVGLSNKWVSSFVNKVFFAFEESKKYLDKKNCVFSGNPIRQSILNIAPPQNKTKKICVMVFGGSQGAKQINDLLIEAMPHLDENQEQVYFVHQTGKHGYEDVLKTYQKYNIEHEVHEYIYDIAKAYAQADIIIGRAGSSVLEIAACGRPSILIPYPYAADNHQQENAAVMEKNNAAYVLTGEKIDIHQFVSCLKDLIVNQEKREMLKKGALRLRHDQAAQTIVNLLMQEGKHA from the coding sequence ATGAAGTGGGCTTTTGTTGCAGGAGGAACCGGCGGGCATATTTATCCGGCTATTGCAATTGCTGACTATTTAAGGAGCAATCAACTGGCTCAGGACATTGTATTTTTAACAACGGAAAAAAAACTGGATCAGGAAATTATAAAAAACGCTGGCTATACCTTTTATCCTATGAGTGGATCTGGATTTAACCAAGCAGGCATCTTACAAAAATTAAAGTCCTTACTTGGCTTTGCAAAAATTTTTTTCAAAAGCAGACATTTAATTAAAAAACATCAATTTGATTGTGTGATGGGCACAGGAGGCTATATGTCTGCGCCAGTTTTATGGGCAGCGCATTTAGCGAAAAAAATCACAGCCACTTTGGAGCCTAATGTTGTTGTTGGATTAAGTAACAAATGGGTTAGTTCATTTGTTAATAAAGTTTTTTTTGCATTTGAAGAAAGTAAAAAATATTTAGACAAAAAAAATTGTGTTTTTAGTGGTAATCCAATCCGACAAAGCATTCTTAATATTGCACCACCTCAAAATAAAACAAAAAAGATTTGTGTAATGGTTTTTGGTGGTTCACAGGGGGCCAAACAAATCAATGATTTGTTGATTGAAGCCATGCCTCATTTAGATGAAAATCAAGAACAAGTTTATTTTGTTCATCAAACAGGTAAGCATGGTTATGAAGATGTATTAAAAACATATCAAAAATATAATATTGAACATGAAGTGCATGAGTATATTTATGATATTGCTAAAGCTTATGCTCAAGCGGATATTATTATAGGGCGAGCAGGCTCTAGTGTTCTTGAAATTGCAGCCTGTGGGCGGCCTAGCATTTTAATACCCTATCCTTATGCAGCGGATAATCACCAACAAGAGAATGCGGCAGTGATGGAAAAAAATAATGCTGCTTATGTATTAACCGGGGAAAAAATTGATATTCATCAGTTTGTTTCTTGTTTAAAAGATTTAATCGTTAACCAAGAAAAAAGAGAAATGTTGAAAAAGGGTGCTTTACGCTTAAGGCATGATCAAGCTGCGCAAACCATTGTTAACCTTTTGATGCAGGAGGGTAAGCATGCATAA
- the murB gene encoding UDP-N-acetylmuramate dehydrogenase, producing the protein MHKNWQQWEKSLKKIAGLSVHKNASLKNKTSFSNMSSAKWYVVVEQKNALKQLIVLFNECGLDWKKDWDVLGKGSNTLFKDEGYAGCIVDLSKAFASYECISNSAEGKTYKVGAGLSNVVLLNHLRKEKLKGFGYVFGIPGSIGGGLIMNAGTPLGWFGQNVISVEGYHVNGEYLKWDVSEKDFEYRSFKKKKDFIVTELKMFFQASDDLTIEQEIKQAKEKRKNQPLDKPNFGSVFKNPLPLFAGQLIEKALLKGTVIGDAKISEQHANFIINQGHAKCSDALALIALMKSTVKTKFNVDLQQEVIVMGDAS; encoded by the coding sequence ATGCATAAAAATTGGCAACAATGGGAAAAGTCTTTAAAGAAGATTGCTGGATTATCTGTACATAAAAATGCATCTTTAAAAAATAAAACTAGCTTTTCCAACATGTCTTCTGCCAAGTGGTATGTTGTTGTTGAACAAAAAAATGCTTTGAAGCAACTGATTGTTTTATTTAACGAATGCGGCCTTGATTGGAAAAAAGATTGGGATGTTTTGGGTAAAGGGTCCAACACGCTTTTTAAGGATGAAGGCTATGCTGGATGTATTGTTGACTTATCAAAAGCTTTTGCCAGTTATGAATGTATAAGTAACAGTGCTGAGGGTAAAACATATAAAGTTGGAGCGGGTCTTTCTAATGTAGTTTTGCTCAATCATTTACGAAAAGAAAAATTAAAGGGTTTTGGTTATGTTTTTGGTATTCCTGGAAGCATAGGAGGCGGCCTGATCATGAATGCAGGAACACCTTTGGGATGGTTTGGGCAAAATGTGATTAGTGTTGAGGGCTACCATGTTAATGGTGAATATTTGAAATGGGATGTAAGTGAGAAAGATTTTGAGTACCGTTCGTTTAAAAAGAAAAAAGACTTTATTGTGACTGAACTTAAAATGTTTTTTCAAGCCAGTGATGATTTAACTATTGAACAAGAGATCAAACAAGCAAAAGAGAAGCGAAAAAACCAGCCTTTAGACAAACCAAACTTTGGTTCGGTATTTAAAAACCCGTTACCTTTGTTCGCCGGACAGTTGATAGAAAAAGCCTTATTAAAGGGAACAGTGATAGGGGATGCAAAGATTTCAGAACAGCACGCTAACTTTATTATTAATCAAGGACATGCAAAGTGCTCGGATGCTTTAGCTTTGATAGCTTTAATGAAATCAACTGTAAAAACAAAATTTAATGTTGATTTACAACAAGAAGTGATTGTGATGGGGGATGCATCGTGA
- a CDS encoding D-alanine--D-alanine ligase, whose protein sequence is MKLDQNLKIVVLQGGFSKEREVSLKTAKAIVSALEEGGFKNVATVDVKQGFVKQLLTQDIDVAVNALHGNYGEDGTIQGLLESLDIPYTGAGVEASALCMNKFVSKLLMQYNGVATADYQYIRIEEAFKDIEAKADALGYPLVIKPCHEGSTYGLKVVQKAEDFLDSYEWCKPYGQTFILEKYISGREITVAVLNGKCLPIVEISPKSGFYDYEAKYTPGKTEFACPAQLSSSLQQQAETLAYKSAQILGVLDFCRVDMMLDNDQAFVLEVNTLPGMTPTSLFPRAALAAGMSFFDLLQVLIFQALQRKEKT, encoded by the coding sequence GTGAAATTAGATCAAAATCTAAAAATTGTAGTTCTTCAAGGTGGATTTTCAAAAGAAAGAGAAGTTTCTTTAAAGACTGCAAAAGCAATTGTAAGTGCCTTAGAAGAAGGTGGGTTTAAAAATGTTGCTACAGTAGATGTCAAACAAGGTTTTGTAAAACAGTTATTGACCCAAGATATTGATGTGGCAGTTAACGCCCTCCACGGAAATTATGGAGAAGATGGTACTATTCAAGGTTTGTTAGAAAGTTTAGATATTCCTTATACTGGAGCGGGAGTGGAGGCTTCTGCTTTATGTATGAATAAATTTGTTTCAAAACTACTCATGCAATACAACGGAGTAGCGACTGCGGATTATCAATATATAAGAATAGAAGAAGCATTTAAAGATATTGAGGCTAAGGCAGATGCCTTAGGTTATCCTTTAGTAATAAAGCCATGTCACGAAGGTTCTACATATGGTTTAAAAGTTGTTCAAAAAGCAGAAGATTTTTTAGACAGCTATGAATGGTGTAAACCTTATGGACAAACATTTATTTTAGAAAAATATATATCGGGCAGAGAAATAACAGTTGCTGTTCTTAATGGCAAGTGTTTGCCCATAGTAGAAATTAGCCCAAAAAGTGGTTTTTATGATTATGAGGCAAAATATACACCAGGTAAAACAGAGTTTGCATGTCCAGCTCAATTAAGTTCAAGCTTACAGCAGCAAGCAGAGACTCTTGCTTATAAATCTGCACAAATTTTAGGAGTGTTGGATTTTTGCCGGGTAGATATGATGCTTGATAATGATCAAGCGTTTGTTTTGGAAGTGAATACTTTACCTGGTATGACTCCAACCAGTTTATTTCCAAGAGCGGCCCTAGCAGCAGGGATGTCGTTTTTTGATCTTTTACAAGTCTTGATTTTTCAGGCTTTGCAAAGAAAGGAAAAGACATGA
- a CDS encoding cell division protein FtsQ/DivIB translates to MNRYHRPVLNVGASDKKIFLKTASKKRKLYVFFAILIIIGGLSVYRIQANRQTDMQGIALGSNTLTVIKENVVTILEHAKDWFGQVYTSIQQRYQQQQELKKQELDFILQEYSENENLSKVVFGKSWVGQKLFEKHQLTDFATVKLNRFYQVNRNAYILAETPKKLLGVYPILSGPWSQKESHSLTEEDRRILEQGIELLALFNQYPKISTILSEVNYNPDYGWVLFSTAPGMTVTLGRKDFQEKAQRLLRVMDQYHGNVGSVKSIDLDYSELAIVKLRKGEQHGQS, encoded by the coding sequence ATGAATCGTTATCATAGGCCGGTCTTAAATGTTGGTGCATCGGATAAGAAAATTTTTTTGAAAACTGCGTCAAAAAAGAGGAAACTATACGTTTTTTTTGCTATTCTCATCATTATTGGTGGCCTAAGTGTATATAGAATTCAAGCAAATAGACAGACTGATATGCAAGGAATAGCATTAGGTAGCAATACTTTGACGGTGATAAAAGAAAATGTGGTCACTATTTTAGAGCATGCAAAGGATTGGTTTGGACAAGTGTATACAAGTATTCAACAGCGTTATCAACAGCAGCAGGAACTTAAAAAACAAGAGTTAGATTTTATTTTGCAAGAGTATTCTGAGAATGAAAACTTATCTAAAGTTGTTTTTGGGAAAAGTTGGGTAGGACAAAAACTATTTGAAAAGCATCAGCTCACTGATTTTGCTACGGTTAAGTTAAATAGATTTTATCAGGTAAACAGAAATGCATATATTCTGGCGGAAACACCTAAAAAGCTTTTGGGTGTGTACCCCATATTATCTGGTCCTTGGAGTCAGAAAGAAAGCCATTCTTTAACTGAAGAGGATAGACGTATTTTAGAGCAAGGAATAGAGTTATTGGCTTTGTTTAACCAATACCCTAAAATAAGTACGATTTTATCTGAAGTTAATTATAATCCAGACTATGGTTGGGTTTTGTTTTCAACAGCACCAGGTATGACAGTGACTTTAGGTAGAAAAGATTTTCAGGAAAAAGCACAACGTTTACTGCGTGTTATGGATCAGTATCATGGCAATGTAGGTAGTGTAAAAAGTATAGATTTAGATTACAGTGAATTAGCAATTGTAAAATTAAGAAAAGGAGAGCAGCATGGCCAATCATAA
- the ftsA gene encoding cell division protein FtsA gives MANHKDNLIVGLDIGTTKVCAIVGEKSDKGIDIVGIGTAESKGLRKGVVINIDLTVQAIAKAIEEAELMAGCEISSVYAGIAGGHIRGFNSHGVVAVGDREVRTQDVDRVIDAAKAVAIPMDREVLHVLPKEFIVDDQDEIKDPVGMSGVRLEAKVHIVTAAVTSAQNIVKCANKCGLTVEDIVLEQLASAEAILTPDEKELGVALIDIGGGTTDIVLFAQGAIQHTSVIALGGQHFTNDIAVGVRTPTIEAEKIKCEYGCAARELATDTVIDVPSVGGRSARKISKHLLSEIIEPRAEELFSLAKREIDRSGFSHLLGSGIVITGGSSMLEGMSDVAEKVFDLPVRLGVPQHIGGLVDVVASPRFATSVGLVLYGAKQSQSGHQKHYREKSSGPYLKVSDRVKQWFGEFF, from the coding sequence ATGGCCAATCATAAAGACAATTTAATTGTTGGTCTGGATATTGGGACAACCAAAGTCTGTGCGATTGTCGGGGAAAAAAGTGACAAAGGTATAGATATTGTTGGTATTGGCACCGCTGAATCAAAAGGCTTACGTAAAGGAGTGGTCATTAACATTGATTTAACTGTTCAGGCTATTGCTAAAGCTATTGAAGAAGCTGAGTTAATGGCTGGCTGTGAGATTTCTTCTGTATATGCCGGTATTGCTGGAGGTCATATTAGAGGTTTTAATAGTCATGGTGTTGTTGCTGTTGGCGATAGGGAAGTAAGAACCCAAGATGTGGATCGGGTGATTGATGCAGCTAAAGCAGTTGCCATACCTATGGATAGAGAAGTTTTACATGTTTTGCCCAAAGAATTTATTGTTGATGATCAAGATGAAATTAAAGATCCAGTGGGCATGTCAGGGGTTAGATTAGAAGCTAAAGTTCATATTGTTACAGCAGCAGTCACATCAGCGCAAAACATTGTGAAATGTGCCAATAAATGCGGCTTAACGGTAGAGGACATTGTTTTAGAGCAGTTAGCATCAGCTGAAGCTATTTTGACCCCGGATGAAAAAGAACTGGGTGTAGCTTTAATTGATATTGGTGGTGGAACGACAGATATTGTCTTGTTTGCACAAGGAGCAATTCAACATACTTCAGTGATTGCATTAGGTGGGCAACATTTTACCAATGACATTGCAGTTGGTGTTAGAACACCTACAATAGAAGCAGAAAAAATTAAATGTGAGTATGGTTGCGCGGCAAGAGAATTAGCTACGGATACAGTGATTGATGTGCCTAGTGTTGGTGGACGTAGTGCAAGAAAAATATCAAAACATTTATTAAGTGAAATTATTGAGCCAAGAGCAGAAGAGTTATTTTCTTTAGCAAAAAGAGAAATTGACCGCAGTGGTTTTTCTCATCTACTTGGTTCAGGTATAGTTATCACCGGTGGTAGTTCAATGTTAGAAGGCATGAGTGATGTTGCTGAAAAAGTTTTTGATTTACCAGTTAGGTTAGGTGTTCCTCAACATATTGGTGGTTTGGTTGATGTTGTAGCAAGTCCACGGTTTGCTACTTCTGTTGGTCTTGTCTTATATGGGGCAAAGCAATCACAGAGTGGTCATCAAAAACATTATCGGGAAAAAAGTTCTGGTCCGTATTTAAAAGTTTCTGATCGAGTTAAGCAGTGGTTTGGAGAGTTTTTTTAA
- the ftsZ gene encoding cell division protein FtsZ produces MFEFEEVSNVAKIKVIGVGGGGGNAVNTMIEEGLSNVDFIAVNTDAQALNASRADHKMQIGETLTRGLGAGANPEIGREAALEDRDRIAEHIKGADMVFITAGMGGGTGTGAAPIVAEIARESGALTIGVVTKPFIFEGKRRKRHAEEGIDILQSTVDTLITIPNQRLINLAGESTSMVDAFKKADEVLLQAVRGISDLITIPGLINLDFADVRTIMDGQGLAMMGTGQATGEKRSLESAQRAISSPLLEDIDIHGATGVLLNITGSSNMTLHEVNEAAVMIQEATHEDANIIFGAVIDERMGDDLRITVIATGFENQDSKRDHAFSPQKTRVYSNQRVGVGLPSSAPQARKDKDIPVENSLLKLRDIDSLEFRKRIKELGADAFEESEYDIPTFLRKQVD; encoded by the coding sequence ATGTTTGAGTTTGAAGAAGTAAGCAATGTAGCAAAAATTAAAGTCATTGGTGTTGGTGGTGGCGGTGGAAATGCCGTAAACACAATGATTGAAGAAGGTTTATCTAATGTTGACTTTATCGCTGTTAATACTGATGCGCAAGCACTCAATGCTTCAAGGGCTGATCATAAAATGCAAATTGGCGAAACCTTAACCCGGGGTTTGGGTGCTGGAGCCAATCCTGAAATTGGACGAGAAGCAGCTTTAGAAGATAGGGATAGAATTGCAGAACATATTAAGGGCGCAGATATGGTATTTATCACCGCCGGAATGGGTGGAGGAACAGGAACCGGTGCAGCACCTATCGTTGCTGAAATTGCCAGAGAAAGTGGAGCTTTAACCATCGGGGTCGTAACCAAACCTTTTATTTTTGAAGGTAAGCGTAGGAAACGTCATGCTGAAGAAGGTATTGATATTTTACAAAGTACTGTAGATACCTTGATCACGATTCCTAACCAACGCTTGATTAATCTTGCTGGAGAATCGACATCTATGGTGGATGCTTTTAAAAAAGCAGATGAAGTTTTATTGCAAGCTGTGCGCGGTATCAGTGATTTGATTACCATTCCAGGATTGATTAACTTGGACTTTGCTGATGTAAGAACCATCATGGATGGTCAAGGTTTGGCCATGATGGGTACTGGACAAGCAACAGGTGAGAAACGTTCTCTTGAATCTGCTCAAAGAGCTATTTCTTCACCGTTATTGGAAGATATTGATATTCATGGAGCAACCGGTGTTCTATTAAATATTACAGGCAGCTCGAATATGACCTTACATGAAGTGAATGAAGCTGCAGTGATGATTCAAGAGGCGACGCATGAAGATGCCAATATTATTTTTGGTGCTGTTATAGATGAACGTATGGGTGATGATTTAAGAATCACAGTGATTGCAACTGGTTTTGAAAATCAAGACAGTAAACGTGATCATGCGTTTAGTCCGCAAAAAACCAGAGTCTATTCAAACCAGAGAGTGGGTGTAGGCTTACCTTCATCTGCTCCACAAGCAAGAAAAGATAAAGATATACCGGTTGAAAATTCATTGCTAAAGTTGCGAGATATCGATTCTTTAGAGTTTAGAAAACGTATTAAAGAATTAGGTGCAGATGCTTTTGAAGAAAGTGAATACGACATTCCAACTTTTTTACGTAAGCAAGTGGATTGA